The genomic interval TGCAGGGGAGATTAGAAAGGCATTGATTTGATTCATACATTCTCATACACACCTGTTAATTCACATGTCGAATATCATGTAAGGGACATATTCTACCAACTATCAACTGAAACAATACTGTGATTCACAATCAGGTGCATCTGGTGCATTTGTTTCTCTACTGTATAGATGTGATCATTTTCTATAGCATCTCCAAGATAAGTCACATTAATCAGTACTGTTAATATCCAACTTAATTTTACCTTAGTGATCTGTTTGATACCCATTGGATTTGATCAAATCATAGATTTAAATCTATAAAATTAGTTTAAAGCAGTGCAACATAGACCTTTCTCACAGAACCTTTAATAACTCAATGTAGATCTGATACAGTGTCATAACAAAATATGAATAATTATTTGAAGTTGCTAGATATGGTGTAAGACTTTAGACCCTTTTCTGTCTGCCTAAACTGGAAAGAAGGCTATAAATGCTATGAAGTTATGATGGGACCACTGCATGCTGCTTTTCAGTTGTCTGATTGAATCTCTAAAAAGGCAcactactgccacctagtgtatTACGTCCATGTTTGAAAAAGACATCACACTACTGTAATTCTGCAGCTGTAAAACTGATGGTATTTTCATCATTTGCATAGCAAGACAGCATTGTGACAATGTCAAAACACAAGTAGAAATAGTTTTTCAACGACATATTTGCTTACTCTAGATAACATCAGTTCTACAGGTAAAGAAATGCTTAGCACAGTAAGTTACAGCATGTCATAACTAAGATATAAGGCGTCACTTTAAATTGAAACTAACCCAAAATGTTTTATCAAGAGAGAGTTATAGTGTTTTAAAGCAAGAGGCTCACTGTTTGGCTAGTACCCTAAGAACACAGACTTCTCCAGGACGTTCTCTGCTTTAGTGTACTCCAGGTGTGATCTGTAGTAGTGGCTGTTGTAGCGAGAGCTGTTGCGTACGTACTACAGATAGTCAGGGGTTCCTGGACAGATGACATTGTCTgccagcatcactgtgccttTCTGTATGAGACcacactcctagagagagagggagataggaggaTAGAGTTGGGGgaatgggagaaagagagggagaaagagagagaataattACAATTGTTTTGTGTTTTGATTGATCATATCAATGTAAGAGTGTAAGACTATCAATGATTCCCTATAATCACAGGACGGTCAAATTAGTTATCTTACATACCTCCAGAAGTTTTGTGTCAGGAAGGTAGCAATCTTTCCAGTGGTCCCGGAAAACTAAGTCAAACGCCTGGACTCCGAAATGCTCCTTCAATCGAGGGATCCAAGCTCCTGAGGCTCCCTCCACTAGCTGCACCTGGACAATAGTACTGAGATCTCATCTAAGCTTCTGAGCTACAACTGACCTGTATGTTGTAACATCTACAACCCACCCATATTCATCATCATGTCATTATGTTAATCCATCCCAATCTCCTTTTACCTTCTCCTCCAGTCCTGAACCATCTGATGACTTGACGAGCAGTGGCAGAATAATCTGGGTTGAACTCCAAGGTAATGACACAGGCTCCAGGGGGTAATAAGCGAGCTATTCACACTGTTGAGTACCCCCAGTAAGTGCCTAACTCCAAGACATCAACTGGACTCACTTCATTGACCACAGAGTCCGGAATGGAGCCTGTAATGAACACATACAgtgtatagacacacacacacacacacacacacacacacacacacacacacacacacacacacacacacacacacacacacacacacacacacacacacacacacacacacacacacacacacacacacacacacacacacaaagatgtgGCCTGAGTCAAGACCAGGTAGACATGTGGCCTGGGGTGGTCTAGCAATCTAAGCCTTTGCCTCTGGAACACATACAGTAAATACTGCTGCAGGCTACTGCTCTTCTAGCACTATCTCTCTATCCAATAATCATACAACAAGACTGAAAGAAatataacgtaaactcaccccattccgtacaaatgtgcgtaaccgcaacattcaaacgaggctacaaagaaaactaatgggactgtagcgactgtgttgacttcaaaatcgggggtgtgaactaggtttctattcaagcgttgatcgacatggtaatggctctatagtattggagaaaagttgaaaaaactgaccctccgttacatcgtgacgtgtcatgtcataacgtacagcacgcataaagcaactatttctgtcatacaatctctctccaccaggtgtagcacttctctcatcgtttaaaaacaagaaatggacagtgacgggggtaagggggggatacctagtcattttttgcgtcatcattgcatgtgatcatcattctcaaagccgctgtttacttctaagatcactttagcaccgccctaaaaacccgattcatattcaacacaaaccttcaaataggtatgtaatgacacattatataaactctttatagtgttttatttacattttacaattttcccacacaacattctcactatcacgcattagtttcgcttccccacccgccatttttaaaaagacccgacggggctcattgcctgcttgaattatgcagaaacgggcagcgtttaggtcatgtaattgattctgttggaaaggggataaattgtgctttacaatggtattgacagtacagttgatctggaagtattacgtttttggggcgctaaaataagggcaattgtacggaccaaggcgatgtacgagtttacgtgagtttacgttaTACATTCACCTCCAAAATGATTAGCACCCTTGATGAAGAtaagcaaaaaagactgtatataataaaacaaatatatatgtaTTGTTATATACTACTAAAATTGCTCAAgaaaaatatttgtttaacaagtaaaaaaataaataataatactaaCAATTTTGTCTCAGCTCACCAAACCACCCAGTTCCAAATTGTTACATTTGTTAGTTGATCTCAATGAAGGCTTTTTATGGCAACCCTTCCAACTAGCCTATTGGCCTAAAAGTGGCGTGTAACTGTTGAATTGGAGACTCAAGATGCAACCAAGTTCTGTAATTCTCCAACTGTGGCTCTTGGACTTTTCTTTGTCCTACTCCAGGCAAGTTTACCACTGTTTCAGTGGTTTTAAACGTCTCAATTGTTGTCCTAATAGTGCTAAGAGGTATATTTGGTTTTTAAGTCGTTTTTTTGTACACATTGCCTGATTTATGAAAGTCAACAACCATTATTCTCTTTTCATTTGTGAGTTCTTTGCATTTCCCCATTGTGATTTTACATGCGTGTTACCTAATTTTGATACCCCATTGAAACAAGAAACCATGGAAGGACACAATACAGTTCCTTAAACTGAGATTAACTTTAAGAAAGTATAATGTTAATGCAGATTTGATTTTGTtggattttatttataataaTCTTTATGGGTgccattttttaaaactttttaacaaaatctctttctctgagcaattttattagtataaaataatatagatATATTTTATACAGACTTTTTCACTCATCTTTATAAAGGATGGCAATAATTTTGGAGGTGACTGTAGATATAAAGAAGATTAAGTATGAAAAGGACTTTGCATTCAGCTGGTTATCGATAACCCATTCAAAGAACATACAGCACCTTTCTCATCGCCCACATTCATGGCCCATTCTCTATGTTTGCAGAAGTGGTCGATGGCTGTGATCACACTTTGGGGGTCTACTACAGCGGCTTTCCTCTGCACTGCCTTCAGAAGATGTTAGATATTTCAGAGGGGAAATGACAGCTGGTATTGTAACTACGATGAGGCATACATTACGTTACACGATTGGGCCTAGATCAACGGgatgacacacacactgcaatttCACTCTGAAACTCTGGAAGGGAAATACTGTCCTGAAACCTTTGAATGAATCACAATACCAACATACTATAGAATTTTTAAACCAAAGACTGAACTGTAAATCTGTTTAGAGAGCTCACCTGAGGACGTGATGTCCGGGTCAAAGTGTCCAGAGCACGCTCCACGATGACATCATGCCACAGTAGTGCCAGTCTTCCATGATACTGCATAGCTGTGGGGATCACCCAGCGGTAGAGAGCAAAGAGGAAAGCTGCTCTGCCGATCAAACCAGAAAGAAGGCTCAGCCACATGCTAGGACACACAAGATTAATTAACtgtaatataaaatatttttttgtcttttttgcATAtgccaactccccctgagacacccttggAGTATTTATGATAAACACATAAGTACCATAGAAACACTGTACCCATTTTAAAATATTTTgcaatacagtatgtacacaagAAATCTGTATGACCATAGTGAAATTAATAGCTCCTTTAGTACTACGCTAATGAAAAGGGTGTTTACTATGTAGCAGATGACACTCAAACATATCCTCCTGCGTTATTATTTACCCCCTGTTGTCATTTCCACTCATCACTCTCCAGCAGAGAGCAATTTATATTAATATTATAAACAAATACATTAATGTGTCCATGTGGAtatcgattatggcagcccccggcatctctctgattcagaggggttgggttaaatgcggaagacacatttcagttgaatgcattcagttgtacaactgactaggtatcccacttTCCTTTCCAGTTAAGTGTTACAAAATAATACTAACTAATCCCACTGGACTATGACAAAGTAACAACAAATATATAAAGTGTCTATGCATTAAGAAAAGACAGTCAACAATATAGCGCTCATATTGAAAATCCAAACCACCTCTGAAACATGGTGGTTGAGTTGAAGAAAAGTGCAAAAAGGATAAGAACTCAGCCTTAAGCCAAAACACAGAAAAAAGGGAATTTCGGGTTTTCTGTGAAAACAGATAAGAGCATGGGGGGGGCCTCTTAAACCTTTAATAGAAAATGTAACTCCTGTCTGAAAGACCAGGAGAGGATGAGCTGAGGTAATGCCTATTAAGTTGGGCTTTGAGTTGCATAGCAACAGACAGAACAGGTCAAGAGCTGTGAAACAAAAGCCATGGCACTGGGGTTGTTAGCATCTTTACTTTGGCTTTCttacacatgtactgtatctaCATACATAAAAGCCTCTGGAAATGAATAAGGCATGGTTTGCTCAGTCAGGCGCTTTGAGAGAGTGTCTTCATTTGATGGCAAATATACTTTGAGTTGTTTGATGAAGCAAATTAACTGTACCATATTCCAGTGGGCATTTTACACCCCAGTGAATCAAGGTGCTTGGTGACTAAACTGAAAATCTATATAAAAGAGAAAATATTAAAGTCAGATTATACTAAATGATTATAAACTGCAATGTACTCAATGAACTCAATGAAACACAACTCTGAAGATCATTCCAGGGTGAGGTGAAGAGAAAAACACATGCCACACATATTTAGCTTCAATAACCTCTGATGTAATTATGGCATCTGAAAAGTTCCATTCAAATCTACACAATTCAACAAGTCAAAAATGTTAAAATCCTCTGCAATATCACAAGATGTTAAAAAAGAGAAGACAATTCACTGCACTGTTAACATAAAAACACAGTTGCAACCAACAATGCAAGCATGCACAAGGTAGTAGCTATTTAGTTTACTACTTCACGATGCAAAGACAGATCAAAGACATGCAAACGCCATAACATTACACGGATCTCACTTCCATCTGAAGCTTGTCTGTCTCCAATCAGGGTGGTGATATTATTCCTTCTTGATGCTGCCTCTCTCACCATAAAACTGATTCACACCTGCCAGCAGTTTGTGTCTCACACATGAGACTAACCCCTCCCTAAGCGTCAATCTGCAGTTTGTGTCTCACACATGAGCGCACGCTCACATTTTCATGAGACTAACCCCTCCCTAAGCgtcaatctgcagttgctacatccatttttagaCTTTTAAATTAATGATGTATACCCATTAATtatttgaagaatataacttattcaTGCCTCATGAGCTGTCGTTCCCCATCAGAACAAACTATATATGCTTGTTTTACtcctttgtttgtaaacaatgtaaattggaacaaacactgtatagccttaaaacatggatggtcagtccttgtatcTATAGCTCTGTCCATGagtttgagtggttacatttatcCAGCCccctccctcagctgtttacctaAACGGTGGCTGGGTggccgctttgttattgtttgaactgcagattgacACTTTAATGTGAACTGAGAGGAATGTGTGGCTGTGGAGGTCTCACTGAAGCACACTTTCAGTCATCAACACATACTCACAGCACACTCACACAGAAAGAAGGGACGGCACAGAAGGAAGCAGTGAAAACAGGGGAGGTATGGCTTACCCTGCATGGACTGGGTGACCGGGCTACAGTTTTGAGCCCTACTGAACAGTATCCTAATCCCCTTTGAAGCCACTGCTTCTTCGTCATTCCATTAGGTCTtatgcacaggaggttggtggcaccttaattggggaggacgtgcttgtggtaatggctggagcggaattggtggaatgatatcaaatacatcaaacacatggcttgatgccattccatttgctccattccagccattattatgagcattcctccctcagcagcctccactggtcttaTGACAGGATTCAGGTGAATCACATAGGCTGCGTATAGACAGGCAGcctaattttttatattttttccactaattggtcttttgaccaatcaccaattagtgaaaagaatatcagaattggggtgcctgtctaaatgcagccCTAGAGTATTCTGAATTCATACATGAATTGGCTAAATTAACACAATGTCCAACCCTATTTCTATTAATTCTGTCAAAATCTTTTTTATCTTATTATTCAGAGAAAAGCGATAGATAATGAAAGCCTTGTATAAACAAATAACATTTATTCAATGAAACTCAAAAACAAAAATAGACCTTTCCCAGCAGGGgcggactggccatctggcataTCTCTCCAAATCAAGAGTTATTTTCTTCACATCAAATGTTTTAAATAATCAGACAAAATATATTGATAGTTGACTGCTCtccctgagcaaacagaaaaataACATTGCAGAAGATCAGCTGAAAAAATAACACTTGCTGAATATCAGCCATTACCCACTATTCAAACATCATATTAAAGCACTTGTCCCAGCCTGTTTGACACTGTGTCACCTGTGTAACCTCTGTGGCATTGGTGAGACTGCTCTGTATCCATGAGGAGATCCAGATCGGGTTCAGACACCGGGCAGCGGTGGTGACTCTGTGTCCATGAGGAGATCCAGGGGGGGTTTAGACACCAGACAGTGGTATGATGTCTATGAGGAGATCCAGGGGGGGTTTAGACACCAGACAGTGGTATGATGTCTATGAGGAGATCCAGGGGGGGTTTAGACACCAGACAGTGGTATGATGTCTATGAGGAGATCCAGGGGGGGTTTAGACACCAGACAGTGGTATGATGTCTATGAGGAGATCCAGGGGGGTTTTAGACACCAGACAGTGGTATGATGTCTATGAGGAGATCCAGGGGGGTTTTAGACATCGCACAGTGGTATGATGTCTATGAGGAGATCCAGGGGGGGTTTAGACACCAGACAGTGGTATGATGTCTATGAGGAGATCCAGGGGGGTTTTAGACACCAGACAGTGGTATGATGTCTATGAGGAGATCCAGGGGGGTTTTAGACACCAGACAGTGGTATGATGTCTATGAGGAGATCCAGGGAGGGTTTAGACACCAGACAGTGGTATGATGTCTATGAGGAGATCCAGGGGGTTTTAGACATCGCACAGTGGTATGATGTCTATGAGGAGATGCAGGGGGGGTTTAGACACCAGACAGTGGTATGATGTCTATGAGGAGATCCAGGAGGGTTTTAGACATCGCACGGTGGTATGATGTCTATGAGGAGATCCAGGGGGGGTTTAGACACCAGACAGTGGTATGATGTCTATGAGGAGATCCAGGGTGGTTTTAGACATTGCGCGGTGGTATGATGTCTATGAGGAGATCCAGGGGTGTTTCAGACACTGGGCAGCGGTGGCTCTCTTCTCTGGGAGGGGCTCCAGCATGGTGAGGAGGAAAGCACTGAACTGGACTGCCTGTTCCCGCGGCCACTCATACTTATCCAGCAGGATCTCACACAAACTCCACGGTTTCAGCCTTGAGATGCGCCGCAGATGCCCTGTGAGCAAACAAGGGAAAGAGTGTTACATGATTACACTAGCGATTGACTGAACAGGATATGTAAACGGAATTTGATATTGTGGGTGAAACTAAAATAAGGGTACATTTTCACCAAAATATGAATCATATGCTAAAGGACAGCACTATGGTGGATACAACAATTGTGAATAGATATACCATTGTGATTGAAATATCGCTTGGAGTTTCTCCCTGAGAGGGCAAACTGGGGTGGAAGGGGTCCCAGCAACTCAATTATGTGAGCAATGTGATCTGATGGGAgacattaaagcgtttttttAAAGAGCAAGGACAATCACCAGGAAAAacacaggacagagaggagaaaggatAAGGCTTACCTTCCTCTCGTGAGAAGTTGTCCCCTGAATGGGGTTCAAACAGATACTCCCCAGTAGCCAGCTCAAACGCCTTTATGGAAATGTAAGACTTCTCAGTAAAATATATTTCGGACAGCTAACATTAACATAAGGGTGGATGTGGTGCTCCTGGGTTCTCACCATGCAGGCTATGCTCCAGATGTCTGCAGGAGTGCCATAGTCAGACCCAATCAGGACCTCAACAGAGCGGTACTGGCAGGTCTGGATGTCTTCTGTGAAATGTTTGTActggaggagagcagagatgaagaCTTAGCACTCCATACCATGAGCAATTAGTTGATAATAAGCCGTATCATTTGAATGTAATGTATTTTGTCTTCTAAGACACTGTATTTATTAATACATATATTCATTCAAATACATAATGTCTGTAGTCAGATAGTAACTCACCACCCAGCAGGCGTTTCCCAGATCTGCAATCTTGATGCTGATTTTATCAGCATTCTGTGGCTTCAGAAGATTCACCAACAGATCTGTTTCACTTAACCCTGAAACAAAATATAAATCAGATACCTCAGATAGATATTACTGAATAATTCTGCACCTGTCCACTACAATAATGGATGCGCTGTGAGTGCTCTGGTGTAAAATGGTTGCTTTGTACGAGGTATTACAACATGCAATTTCAATCATATAAATTAACTTAATCATCAGCATATGCATGACATAGTATATTGCAAATCATAAAAGTTCATTTGAAAGACTAGTGGACAGGTATTCTGACATGTATACTACACGGTAATATGCTATTACAATATACTCTAAACTGCTGGCTCCAGAGCAAGACTGACCATGTGATGGTGATGAGGGCAGGTTGTCTCTCTGGGTAGAATGATGTAACACTATAGATTGTCTAGAGCAGTGAGA from Salvelinus alpinus chromosome 2, SLU_Salpinus.1, whole genome shotgun sequence carries:
- the comtb gene encoding LOW QUALITY PROTEIN: catechol O-methyltransferase B (The sequence of the model RefSeq protein was modified relative to this genomic sequence to represent the inferred CDS: deleted 1 base in 1 codon; substituted 2 bases at 2 genomic stop codons), yielding MWLSLLSGLIGRAAFLFALYRWVIPTAMQYHGRLALLWHDVIVERALDTLTRTSRPQAVQRKAAVVDPQSVITAIDHFCKHREWAMNVGDEKGSIPDSVVNEVSPVDVLELGTYWGYSTVXIARLLPPGACVITLEFNPDYSATARQVIDGSGLEEKVQLVEGASGAWIPRLKEHFGVQAFDLVFRDHWKDCYLPDTKLLEECGLIQKGTVMLADNVICPGTPDYLXYVRNSSRYNSHYYRSHLEYTKAENVLEKSVFLGY